A section of the Engystomops pustulosus chromosome 3, aEngPut4.maternal, whole genome shotgun sequence genome encodes:
- the LOC140122491 gene encoding serotransferrin-A-like, with amino-acid sequence MASPFLLTLCLGMLATCLAVPITNIRWCVKSEAEYKKCKDLSKTCSTDPLTLSCIQKSSTDDCIKAIAGGSADAATMDTGDIYSAALHPYGLKPIMAENYGTEKEPDTCYYAVALVKKSSNFMFNGLMGKRSCHTAVFRTAGWIVPIGRLTFLKIIPWDGPESQNIEKAVSGFFTASCAPGAKEEKLCKQCIGLKDKKCTTSGNEPYYGYEGARKCLKDDKGDVAFLKHDIPVEFHKDYELLCMDNTRLPISEYEKCSWGRVPSHAVMCVNDEAKAKAVTDFLLQAQSKSDCKLFDSSHGKDLMFKDSSKSLIPIPFKVDAAMYLGKELTDAIKAMSTGVEEPPKDKIRWCTQSKEEKSKCDTWTIASEGAIECVEASLAEECITKILKGDADAVTLDGGYLYTAGVCGLVPAMAEIYNADQCKGTGTAAGSYYAVALVKASDKTISWNNLKDKKSCHTGVERTAGWVIPAGLIKKEHGICDLSTYFKESCAPGANVTSSLCKLCAGDQKSLEDTKCSANNKELYYGYHGALRCLVEKGDVAFVKDATIFEAIKDAPDWLKNKKLEDYRLLCRDGSIRPVTEYKDCHLALVPSHVVATTPTRRDVVVTILKEQQRLYGRKDDKSFQFFNMFDSAGLRDLLFKSTTQCLREVTVSNMNDYLGQEYLDAVSSLSSCAQSELLKACTFHTCKPSLKV; translated from the exons ATGGCCTCTCCTTTCCTACTCACTTTATGTCTTGGCATGCTGG CCACGTGCCTTGCTGTCCCTATTACTAACATCCGCTGGTGTGTGAAGTCTGAAGCGGAATATAAAAAGTGTAAAGATTTATCCAAAACCTGCAGTACTGACCCGCTTACCCTGTCCTGTATCCAAAAATCCAGTACTGATGACTGCATAAAGGCCATTGCT GGTGGATCGGCAGATGCAGCCACAATGGATACTGGAGATATTTACAGCGCAGCTCTGCATCCATATGGCCTGAAGCCAATAATGGCTGAAAACTACGGCACTGAGAAAG AACCAGATACCTGCTATTATGCAGTGGCTTTGGTGAAGAAATCCAGTAACTTTATGTTCAACGGCCTTATGGGAAAGAGATCTTGTCATACGGCTGTATTTAGGACAGCAGGATGGATTGTTCCAATCGGGCGCCTAACTTTCTTAAAAATAATACCATGGGATGGTCCAGAATCTCAAAATATTGAGAAAG CTGTTTCAGGGTTTTTCACAGCCAGCTGTGCCCCCGGTGCCAAAGAAGAAAAACTGTGCAAACAGTGTATAGGACTAAAGGACAAGAAGTGTACGACATCCGGAAATGAACCCTATTATGGCTATGAAGGTGCCCGCAA ATGCTTAAAAGATGACAAGGGAGACGTGGCTTTCCTTAAACACGATATACCAG TGGAATTCCATAAGGATTACGAGCTGCTGTGTATGGACAATACTAGGTTGCCAATCAGCGAGTATGAAAAATGTTCTTGGGGAAGAGTACCCTCTCATGCCGTGATGTGTGTGAATGATGAAGCCAAGGCTAAAGCTGTTACAGATTTCCTCCTTCAGGCCCAG aGCAAATCAGACTGCAAACTGTTTGACTCCAGCCACGGTAAAGATCTAATGTTCAAAGACTCTTCAAAAAGTCTCATTCCCATTCCATTTAAAGTTGATGCCGCCATGTACTTGGGAAAAGAGCTCACCGATGCCATAAAAGCAATGTCAACAG gggtagaAGAACCACCTAAAGATAAGATCCGCTGGTGCACACAAAGCAAAGAGGAGAAGTCCAAATGTGACACCTGGACTATAGCAAGTGAAGGAGCCATTGAATGTGTGGAGGCTTCCCTTGCGGAAGAATGTATTACAAAGATTTTG AAAGGTGATGCTGATGCCGTAACACTCGATGGAGGATACCTGTATACAGCCGGAGTATGTGGCCTGGTTCCAGCAATGGCAGAGATATACAatg CTGACCAATGCAAGGgaacaggaactgcagcag GCTCATATTATGCTGTGGCCCTTGTAAAGGCAAGTGACAAGACAATCTCATGGAATAATCTTAAAGACAAAAAGTCTTGTCACACGGGTGTTGAACGCACTGCTGGATGGGTCATCCCTGCCGGTCTTATTAAAAAGGAACATGGCATTTGTGATTTGT CAACTTACTTTAAAGAGAGCTGTGCCCCGGGTGCTAATGTTACTTCTAGCCTGTGCAAGCTGTGTGCTGGTGACCAGAAATCACTGGAGGATACAAAGTGTTCTGCAAACAATAAGGAGTTGTACTATGGTTATCATGGAGCATTAAG GTGTCTAGTTGAGAAAGGAGACGTTGCTTTTGTAAAGGATGCAACTATCTTCGAGGCCATTAAGG ACGCTCCTGATTGGCTGAAGAATAAGAAGCTGGAAGATTACCGTCTGCTCTGCAGAGATGGCTCGATCAGACCAGTGACCGAATATAAAGATTGCCACCTTGCTCTGGTCCCATCTCATGTCGTTGCCACAACACCAACCAGAAGAGATGTGGTTGTAACAATCCTTAAGGAACAGCAG CGTTtatatggaaggaaagatgacaaATCTTTCCAGTTTTTCAATATGTTTGACTCTGCGGGGCTCAGAGATCTACTGTTCAAAAGCACCACACAATGCTTACGTGAAGTCACTGTATCCAATATGAATGACTACCTTGGACAGGAGTACCTTGACGCTGTGTCTTCCCTCAGTAGCTGTGCCCAATCAG AACTGCTGAAAGCTTGTACCTTCCACACCTGCAAACCTTCTCTAAAGGTCTAG